The following DNA comes from Candidatus Hydrogenedentota bacterium.
CGCGGGGACGTTGTATTCGGCCGCGGCACGGCGATAGGCCGCTTCGAGAACGGAACCGGTAGTCGCGGAAGCATATTGGGGGAACATGGGCGCCACGACGACCCGGTCCAAGCCGGACTCCATCAGCGTGTCAAACGCTTCAGCGATAGAGGGCTGTCCGTAGGCCATGCCACAGACTACCGTGGTCTCCGGCAATCGTTCCTGAAGGCCCGCCACGACGTCCTTTGTGATGGCGATCAGCGGGGAACCGCGGTCGGTCCAGATGGATTGATAGGCGTGCGCGGAGCGTTTTGGACGGAAGGGCAGGATGAAGCAGTTGAGGATGATGGCTCTTTTCCACGCGGCGATATCGATAACGCGCGGGTCCGAAAGAAACTGGCGCAGATAGGCGCGCACCGCTCCCGTCTCCGGTCTATCCGGCGACCCGACATTCAAGAGGGTCACGCCCAGTCTTTCGTCTGATTTTTTCCGCATTGATCACTGCCTCTGTAATGCCTGCGGCGCGCGTGCCGGGCGGCATGACCAAAGTACACCATTGACCGCGGCAACCTCCAGCGCGGACGCGCACACGGGCACAATGAGGTTGACGGCAGCGGTGCAGCAAGGGGCGATATGTTCATCTGCCTGCGCGGCGCGTTATACTGGATGAGGAAAGCCTACGGACGCCGCTGGTTGACCATGGGCGCGGAGAATCGGCTATATGACGGACGAGTCCGCGGCGAATCAGTCGAAAACACCATCATCGGCCTGGTTGACATTCTGTGAGCGGGCAGGACGCGTATTGCTTGCGGCATGGATATTTGGCAGCGCCGCGTTCTTTTTTGTCCGTTTCACTTCCGTCTTCTCTTATGCCAACCAGGAAATGCTGAATGGGCTTCTGCGGGGAGGGCCACCATGAACCAGCCACGCGAGCGCATGCCATGGCCATGATCCGTCCGTTCGCGCGCCTCACCTTATCCTTGAAAGAGATTTCTTTCTTTGCGGGAATGGCGCCCTCGGTGCTTGCCCGCATGGAGGGTCAAGTCTACCAGCGTGAGTATGGCCTCCGGCAGGTCGTCTTCTTCCCCGACGATCCTTGTGATTTTGTGTATTGGGTGCGCAAGGGCCGCGTGCGTATTACGCGCGTGTCGGATGACGGGCGGGAGCTGTCGTTCCGGCATGCCGCGCCCGGCGACTTGTTCGGCGAAGAGTGCGTCGTGAACCGTCCCCGGCGCGACAACTACGCCGAGGCGCTTCGCCCAACCTTGTTGTGCCTGATGCGCGCCGCCGATTTCCGGCAATGCGTTCGAGAGGAACCCGTCTTGTCGCACCGGTTGGCGCAATACCTTTGCACGCGCGCCATCGAGGCGGAACAGGTGCTCAGCGAAATCGTCTTCTGCCCGGTGCGGCGTCGTGTCGCCGCCGGGCTCTTGCGCTTGTGGCGCCGCGAGGGCGGACAAGCTGGGAGCACGCTTCAGCTCACGCATCAGGAACTGGCCAACCTCATTGGTTCCACCCGGGAGACTACGACGGCGACCTTGCATGCGTTGCGGAAGGAGGGCATCGTCGAACTAGCCAACCGCCGCGTGGTTATTCGGGACGCCGCCGCGCTGGAACATGTCGTGAGGAACGGGTAATGACCACCGAGTGGCGCGATGTCTCGATGCCGCTGCGGGCGGGCATGACGGTGTGGCCGGGCGATCCCCCGTTCGAGATGCTGCCGGACAGCCGGATTGCCGCCGGCGCCACCTGCAATACGTCCTTATTGCGTCTGGCCACGCATACGGGCACGCACGTTGACGCGCCGTGGCACTTCGAGAAAACGGGCAAGAAGCTTCATGAGGTTGACCCCGCAGTCTATTTCGGCAAGGCGCTTCTGATTGATCTGCCGGACGTGCCGCTGATACGCGCCGGCGACCTGCCGTCTGAGCGGTTGCCGAGCCGGGTGTTGTTCCAGACCGGGAACTCGAATATCCCCATAGATGC
Coding sequences within:
- a CDS encoding Crp/Fnr family transcriptional regulator, yielding MAMIRPFARLTLSLKEISFFAGMAPSVLARMEGQVYQREYGLRQVVFFPDDPCDFVYWVRKGRVRITRVSDDGRELSFRHAAPGDLFGEECVVNRPRRDNYAEALRPTLLCLMRAADFRQCVREEPVLSHRLAQYLCTRAIEAEQVLSEIVFCPVRRRVAAGLLRLWRREGGQAGSTLQLTHQELANLIGSTRETTTATLHALRKEGIVELANRRVVIRDAAALEHVVRNG
- a CDS encoding cyclase family protein, with product MTTEWRDVSMPLRAGMTVWPGDPPFEMLPDSRIAAGATCNTSLLRLATHTGTHVDAPWHFEKTGKKLHEVDPAVYFGKALLIDLPDVPLIRAGDLPSERLPSRVLFQTGNSNIPIDAPFTKDYAALDDGAAARLVADGVRLVGVDYLSVAPFKQPGQPTHHLLLRNDVLVVEGLRLGGLAPGLYEFVVLPLPVFDGDGAPCRAFVRKSRR